One Setaria italica strain Yugu1 chromosome II, Setaria_italica_v2.0, whole genome shotgun sequence DNA segment encodes these proteins:
- the LOC101784511 gene encoding putative disease resistance RPP13-like protein 3 isoform X1: MERAMVSAATGAMSSVLAKLAELLHEKYKLAKGVRKDIQFLRSELSVMNDLLYDMAGIEDLDARDKGWRDRVRELAYDVEDCIDLSVARFRRAGGDASKGGFFGTKQLVRKLKKIRVSLQIAHEIQELKARVIEESDRQKRYDGLIGSSSDASRNKVDPRMCALWEETKNLVGLNGPMDEVIRLLMPGEGEVPSQQVRTVSIVGCAGLGKTTLANQVYQKIQGHFECQAFVSVSQNPNIKDILMKICSQVGATPSMADDELLLVNKLREQLQYKRYIVLVDDIWHSDPWKIIGQALVRTSPGSVIILTTRLKDVAESCCSSHGGRVYDMKPLDDNDSRRLFFKRIFDSEDKCPHELERASEDILEKCDGIPLAIISISSFLAVDVPQSADHWNKVKESISSPLPGNKSVETMQSVLSLSYYNLPHHLRTCLLDLCAFPEDWIIDSDRLIGRWIAEGFVNAEPGENLYEAGLRHFNELINRSLIQPWDELRGVVWSCRVHDVILNFLVSKSVEENFLTFSNPSGLPTSVHSKVRRLSLQNSYQENVVSWIKSVKPYVRSLSCFRDCNKELFPLTEFEVVRVLDLEECESLKNVDLANIEELLQLRYLNIGGTGVSELPAGIGQVQNLETLDIRWSKVEKLPSTIVRLEKLACLFVDRKVMFPAEGFSKMKGLEQLKCFSIHGQPLNFLKELGQLTNLRTLEAEVMVDSNEANVNYEGSGWGIFTSSLQALCSHKLVDINIYGRGSPPILMDSSFPALQSLRTFVIFPINSPPIWMGLLVNLELLHLETKQFTPEDLQVLGGMLALESLVLDLGNTYACPFTIRGHEFQRLKYFYVSRLCQILFMPGAMPKVKHLEITLAFTTDSYNDLGIQHLASLTRVNVSINHVWCGHRGAVEDLVAKTRSLLDAHPNHPTLIFDTSFYGKNE, from the exons ATGGAGCGAGCCATGGTGAGCGCGGCGACCGGAGCGATGAGCTCCGTCCTCGCCAAGCTGGCGGAGCTGCTCCATGAGAAGTACAAGCTTGCCAAGGGGGTCCGCAAGGATATCCAGTTCCTCAGGTCAGAGCTCAGCGTCATGAATGACCTGCTGTATGACATGGCAGGCATCGAGGACCTCGACGCCCGCGACAAGGGGTGGCGGGACAGGGTGCGGGAGCTGGCCTACGACGTCGAGGATTGCATCGATCTCTCTGTGGCCCGGTTCCGTCGTGCCGGAGGCGATGCCAGCAAAGGTGGGTTCTTCGGCACCAAGCAGCTGGTACGGAAGCTCAAGAAAATCAGAGTGTCCCTTCAGATAGCTCACGAGATACAAGAGCTCAAGGCTCGTGTCATCGAGGAGAGCGATCGACAGAAGAGATACGATGGCCTCATCGGATCCAGCTCCGATGCTTCTCGTAATAAGGTTGACCCCCGGATGTGCGCGCTATGGGAGGAGACGAAGAATCTCGTCGGACTCAACGGACCCATGGATGAGGTCATCCGCTTGTTGATGCCTGGAGAGGGAGAGGTGCCCTCACAGCAAGTCAGGACTGTGTCCATCGTTGGGTGTGCAGGCTTGGGCAAGACCACTCTCGCCAATCAGGTGTACCAGAAAATTCAAGGCCATTTTGAGTGCCAAGCCTTTGTATCGGTGTCTCAGAACCCCAACATTAAGGACATACTGATGAAGATTTGTTCTCAAGTTGGAGCAACCCCAAGCATGGCGGATGATGAGCTCCTTCTCGTCAACAAGCTCCGAGAGCAACTCCAGTACAAAAG GTATATTGTTCTAGTGGATGATATATGGCACTCCGATCCATGGAAGATCATTGGACAAGCATTGGTCAGAACTAGTCCTGGTAGCGTAATAATCCTGACAACACGTTTAAAAGATGTGGCTGAGTCATGTTGTTCTTCTCACGGTGGTCGTGTTTATGATATGAAACCTCTGGACGACAACGACTCTAGAAGGTTgtttttcaaaagaattttTGACTCTGAAGATAAGTGTCCTCATGAGCTAGAAAGAGCTTCTGAAGATATATTGGAAAAGTGTGATGGCATACCACTTGCAATAATTTCGATATCCAGCTTCTTGGCAGTTGATGTACCACAATCTGCTGATCACTGGAACAAGGTGAAAGAATCTATAAGTTCACCACTTCCTGGAAATAAGTCTGTTGAGACCATGCAATCAGTATTATCACTCAGTTACTATAATCTCCCACACCATCTGAGGACTTGCCTGTTGGACTTGTGTGCATTTCCAGAAGATTGGATAATCGATAGCGATCGTTTAATAGGCAGATGGATTGCAGAAGGATTTGTTAATGCAGAACCAGGAGAGAATCTATATGAAGCAGGGCTAAGGCATTTCAATGAGCTGATAAACCGGAGCTTGATCCAACCATGGGATGAGCTGAGAGGTGTGGTTTGGAGCTGTAGAGTTCACGATGTCATCCTTAATTTTCTTGTGTCCAAGTCAGTTGAGGAGAACTTTCTTACTTTTTCGAACCCATCCGGGCTCCCAACTTCTGTCCATAGTAAGGTTCGTCGCCTATCTCTCCAGAATAGCTACCAAGAGAATGTAGTTTCATGGATAAAGTCTGTTAAGCCTTATGTCCGATCACTTTCATGCTTTAGGGACTGCAACAAAGAATTGTTTCCTCTTACGGAATTTGAAGTTGTACGTGTGTTAGACCTGGAAGAGTGTGAGTCATTGAAAAATGTGGACCTTGCAAATATAGAGGAGTTACTTCAGTTGCGGTATTTGAACATTGGAGGAACAGGTGTCAGTGAGCTCCCTGCTGGAATTGGACAAGTCCAGAATCTAGAAACATTAGATATAAGATGGAGTAAAGTGGAAAAATTGCCGTCAACTATTGTTCGACTTGAAAAGCTGGCATGTCTTTTCGTCGATCGGAAAGTCATGTTCCCAGCAGAAGGCTTCAGCAAGATGAAAGGATTGGAACAACTAAAATGTTTCTCGATCCACGGGCAACCACTCAACTTTCTGAAAGAGCTAGGCCAGCTTACCAACCTGAGAACCCTGGAAGCAGAAGTTATGGTGGATTCCAATGAAGCAAATGTCAATTATGAAGGTAGCGGGTGGGGGATCTTCACTTCTTCACTCCAAGCACTGTGCAGCCATAAACTTGTTGATATTAATATATACGGGAGGGGTTCTCCCCCCATTCTCATGGATTCCTCGTTCCCTGCTCTGCAAAGCCTCCGGACATTTGTTATTTTTCCCATCAACAGTCCCCCTATCTGGATGGGCTTACTTGTTAATCTCGAGCTGTTACATCTCGAAACTAAACAGTTCACTCCGGAGGATTTGCAAGTGCTTGGAGGCATGCTGGCTCTTGAGAGTCTTGTACTGGATCTTGGCAACACCTATGCATGTCCTTTCACCATCCGAGGACACGAATTCCAACGTCTCAAATACTTCTATGTCAGCAGACTGTGCCAAATTCTGTTTATGCCTGGTGCTATGCCTAAGGTGAAGCACCTCGAAATTACACTCGCCTTCACCACGGATAGTTACAACGATCTCGGCATCCAGCACCTCGCCAGCCTCACCAGGGTCAATGTGAGTATCAATCATGTCTGGTGTGGCCATAGAGGAGCCGTCGAAGATCTGGTGGCCAAAACCCGGAGCTTACTTGACGCACATCCCAATCATCCCACACTAATATTCGATACATCCTTTTATGGGAAAAATGAATAA
- the LOC101784511 gene encoding putative disease resistance RPP13-like protein 3 isoform X2 — MERAMVSAATGAMSSVLAKLAELLHEKYKLAKGVRKDIQFLRSELSVMNDLLYDMAGIEDLDARDKGWRDRVRELAYDVEDCIDLSVARFRRAGGDASKGGFFGTKQLVRKLKKIRVSLQIAHEIQELKARVIEESDRQKRYDGLIGSSSDASRNKVDPRMCALWEETKNLVGLNGPMDEVIRLLMPGEGEVPSQQVRTVSIVGCAGLGKTTLANQVYQKIQGHFECQAFVSVSQNPNIKDILMKICSQVGATPSMADDELLLVNKLREQLQYKRYIVLVDDIWHSDPWKIIGQALVRTSPGSVIILTTRLKDVAESCCSSHGGRVYDMKPLDDNDSRRLFFKRIFDSEDKCPHELERASEDILEKCDGIPLAIISISSFLAVDVPQSADHWNKVKESISSPLPGNKSVETMQSVLSLSYYNLPHHLRTCLLDLCAFPEDWIIDSDRLIGRWIAEGFVNAEPGENLYEAGLRHFNELINRSLIQPWDELRGVVWSCRVHDVILNFLVSKSVEENFLTFSNPSGLPTSVHSKGLQQRIVSSYGI; from the exons ATGGAGCGAGCCATGGTGAGCGCGGCGACCGGAGCGATGAGCTCCGTCCTCGCCAAGCTGGCGGAGCTGCTCCATGAGAAGTACAAGCTTGCCAAGGGGGTCCGCAAGGATATCCAGTTCCTCAGGTCAGAGCTCAGCGTCATGAATGACCTGCTGTATGACATGGCAGGCATCGAGGACCTCGACGCCCGCGACAAGGGGTGGCGGGACAGGGTGCGGGAGCTGGCCTACGACGTCGAGGATTGCATCGATCTCTCTGTGGCCCGGTTCCGTCGTGCCGGAGGCGATGCCAGCAAAGGTGGGTTCTTCGGCACCAAGCAGCTGGTACGGAAGCTCAAGAAAATCAGAGTGTCCCTTCAGATAGCTCACGAGATACAAGAGCTCAAGGCTCGTGTCATCGAGGAGAGCGATCGACAGAAGAGATACGATGGCCTCATCGGATCCAGCTCCGATGCTTCTCGTAATAAGGTTGACCCCCGGATGTGCGCGCTATGGGAGGAGACGAAGAATCTCGTCGGACTCAACGGACCCATGGATGAGGTCATCCGCTTGTTGATGCCTGGAGAGGGAGAGGTGCCCTCACAGCAAGTCAGGACTGTGTCCATCGTTGGGTGTGCAGGCTTGGGCAAGACCACTCTCGCCAATCAGGTGTACCAGAAAATTCAAGGCCATTTTGAGTGCCAAGCCTTTGTATCGGTGTCTCAGAACCCCAACATTAAGGACATACTGATGAAGATTTGTTCTCAAGTTGGAGCAACCCCAAGCATGGCGGATGATGAGCTCCTTCTCGTCAACAAGCTCCGAGAGCAACTCCAGTACAAAAG GTATATTGTTCTAGTGGATGATATATGGCACTCCGATCCATGGAAGATCATTGGACAAGCATTGGTCAGAACTAGTCCTGGTAGCGTAATAATCCTGACAACACGTTTAAAAGATGTGGCTGAGTCATGTTGTTCTTCTCACGGTGGTCGTGTTTATGATATGAAACCTCTGGACGACAACGACTCTAGAAGGTTgtttttcaaaagaattttTGACTCTGAAGATAAGTGTCCTCATGAGCTAGAAAGAGCTTCTGAAGATATATTGGAAAAGTGTGATGGCATACCACTTGCAATAATTTCGATATCCAGCTTCTTGGCAGTTGATGTACCACAATCTGCTGATCACTGGAACAAGGTGAAAGAATCTATAAGTTCACCACTTCCTGGAAATAAGTCTGTTGAGACCATGCAATCAGTATTATCACTCAGTTACTATAATCTCCCACACCATCTGAGGACTTGCCTGTTGGACTTGTGTGCATTTCCAGAAGATTGGATAATCGATAGCGATCGTTTAATAGGCAGATGGATTGCAGAAGGATTTGTTAATGCAGAACCAGGAGAGAATCTATATGAAGCAGGGCTAAGGCATTTCAATGAGCTGATAAACCGGAGCTTGATCCAACCATGGGATGAGCTGAGAGGTGTGGTTTGGAGCTGTAGAGTTCACGATGTCATCCTTAATTTTCTTGTGTCCAAGTCAGTTGAGGAGAACTTTCTTACTTTTTCGAACCCATCCGGGCTCCCAACTTCTGTCCATAGTAAG GGACTGCAACAAAGAATTGTTTCCTCTTACGGAATTTGA